From Spirochaeta isovalerica, the proteins below share one genomic window:
- the accD gene encoding acetyl-CoA carboxylase, carboxyltransferase subunit beta has protein sequence MAWFSTPKAKDKNFNEDIWLSCPKCKKHIFKESWLQDHKVCPACGHHGKLTAWERIGITLDEGTFTELNSNIKPSDPLHFNDAKGSYKDKAAATREKTGLNESVVTGIGKINGIPVSIAVMDFRFLGGSLSSGTGEKILRAANYAYEKSVPLIIFSASGGARMHEGILSLMQMAKTCAGVARLNDRDIPFISVLTDPTTGGVSASYAMVGDLNLAEPGALIAFAGRRVIEETIKQKLPDDFQTAEYLVEHGFIDKIVHRKEMKNTLSQILSFYNR, from the coding sequence ATGGCTTGGTTTAGCACTCCGAAAGCTAAGGATAAGAATTTCAATGAAGATATCTGGTTAAGCTGCCCCAAATGTAAAAAACACATTTTCAAGGAAAGCTGGCTTCAGGATCATAAAGTGTGCCCCGCATGCGGACACCATGGAAAGTTGACAGCCTGGGAAAGAATAGGGATCACTCTCGACGAGGGAACCTTTACCGAGCTCAACAGCAATATTAAGCCTTCCGACCCTCTTCACTTCAACGATGCCAAAGGAAGTTATAAAGATAAGGCTGCGGCCACAAGGGAGAAAACCGGTCTCAACGAGTCGGTCGTAACCGGCATTGGCAAAATTAACGGGATTCCCGTTTCCATTGCCGTCATGGATTTCCGTTTTCTCGGAGGAAGCCTTTCTTCCGGTACAGGCGAAAAGATTCTCAGAGCAGCCAATTACGCTTATGAAAAATCTGTTCCCCTCATTATTTTCTCAGCCTCCGGCGGAGCGAGAATGCACGAGGGAATCCTCAGCCTGATGCAGATGGCGAAGACCTGCGCCGGCGTAGCCCGGCTCAATGACAGGGACATTCCTTTTATTTCCGTTCTGACCGACCCGACCACGGGAGGCGTTTCCGCTTCCTATGCCATGGTGGGAGACCTGAACCTGGCGGAACCGGGAGCTCTTATCGCTTTTGCGGGCCGGAGGGTTATCGAAGAAACAATCAAACAGAAACTTCCCGACGATTTCCAGACAGCGGAATACCTGGTGGAGCACGGTTTTATCGATAAAATCGTACACCGGAAGGAAATGAAGAATACTCTCAGTCAGATTCTTTCATTTTACAACAGATAG
- the accB gene encoding acetyl-CoA carboxylase biotin carboxyl carrier protein: MADRSQKKEDALHKLPLRITDTTLRDAHQSLWATRMRTSDIMEIIDTIDKAGYYSLEMWGGATFDVCMRFLRENPWERLREVKKRATKTPLQMLLRGQNAVGYRNYSDDVIDKFVALACKNGIDIFRIFDALNDTRNLEAAIKAVKKHGGHAQGTLAYTTSPVHTVEKYVEYAKEQVQLGVDSLCIKDMAGILSPIMAEKLVSALIKEVDVPIQLHAHATSGMATPTYVEGVRAGAGAIDCSISSMAGFTSQPPVETLASIFNETNYATNLDFDALADIAAFFSKLKHKRAHKSTAMDSIIDPGILVHQIPGGMISNFRSQLDMQGALDKLDDALKEVTAVRKDLGYPPLVTPTSQIVGTQAVMNVLSGERYSMVPNEVKEYVRGKYGRSPAPIDPEFIKKILGDEKPIDHRPADDIKPMLPTIANDLEAGLIKEDEDVLSYAMFPEVAIEYFKWRNLPEEERDPIPADLEMEADKSTEEVKITDLAMKQGNGKADTDQMVHTNDYTGIAHVIAQTAGLNLDELSIRKGDFSIDIRANGAAPRPSAQPQPAAAPSPVEPAQSSPAPQETAPQAPAASAGDASAYDNTVTAPLVGTFYAASEPGQPPFVKVGDSVKAGDTVCIVEAMKLFNEIKATKDGIVGAIFYKDGDKVSKGDVLIGLK, encoded by the coding sequence ATGGCCGATAGAAGTCAGAAAAAAGAAGACGCTCTGCACAAGCTGCCTTTGAGAATTACCGATACGACATTGAGAGACGCTCATCAGTCCCTCTGGGCGACCAGAATGAGGACTTCCGACATAATGGAAATCATCGATACGATTGACAAGGCCGGATACTACTCCCTTGAAATGTGGGGCGGAGCCACTTTCGACGTATGTATGCGCTTTCTCAGAGAGAACCCCTGGGAGAGACTGAGGGAAGTTAAGAAACGCGCGACAAAAACGCCTCTGCAGATGCTCCTCCGCGGACAGAATGCCGTCGGATACAGGAACTATTCCGATGATGTCATAGATAAATTCGTAGCCCTGGCCTGTAAAAACGGGATTGATATTTTCCGGATTTTCGATGCGCTTAATGACACGAGAAACCTCGAGGCCGCGATTAAAGCCGTAAAAAAACACGGCGGTCATGCCCAGGGTACACTTGCCTACACCACGTCACCTGTTCACACTGTTGAGAAATATGTTGAATATGCGAAGGAGCAGGTTCAGTTGGGCGTGGACTCACTCTGTATTAAAGATATGGCGGGAATCCTGAGCCCCATAATGGCGGAAAAACTGGTATCAGCCCTTATTAAGGAAGTGGATGTTCCCATTCAGCTTCACGCTCATGCCACCAGCGGTATGGCGACCCCAACCTATGTGGAGGGAGTGAGAGCCGGAGCGGGAGCCATAGACTGTTCCATCTCCAGCATGGCCGGATTTACCTCTCAGCCGCCGGTCGAGACTCTGGCCTCCATATTCAATGAAACGAATTACGCCACCAACCTCGATTTTGACGCTCTGGCGGATATTGCCGCTTTCTTCAGCAAACTCAAACACAAGAGAGCCCATAAAAGCACAGCTATGGATTCCATTATCGATCCCGGCATTCTGGTTCACCAGATTCCCGGCGGTATGATTTCCAATTTCCGCTCCCAGCTCGATATGCAGGGTGCCCTGGATAAACTGGACGATGCTCTCAAAGAAGTCACAGCTGTCCGTAAAGATCTGGGATACCCCCCTCTGGTAACTCCTACCAGTCAGATCGTCGGAACCCAGGCTGTTATGAACGTCCTTTCGGGCGAACGCTATTCCATGGTTCCCAATGAAGTGAAAGAATACGTCAGAGGCAAGTACGGCCGTTCACCAGCGCCGATCGATCCCGAGTTTATCAAAAAGATTCTCGGCGATGAAAAACCGATCGACCACAGGCCGGCGGACGATATCAAGCCGATGCTCCCCACAATCGCCAATGATCTCGAGGCGGGACTGATCAAAGAAGATGAAGATGTTCTTTCCTACGCCATGTTCCCCGAAGTGGCTATCGAATATTTCAAATGGAGAAACCTGCCTGAAGAAGAAAGGGATCCCATACCGGCGGACCTTGAAATGGAAGCGGATAAATCGACGGAAGAAGTGAAGATTACCGACCTGGCTATGAAACAGGGGAACGGTAAGGCAGATACGGACCAGATGGTCCACACCAACGACTATACGGGGATAGCTCATGTTATCGCTCAGACGGCAGGACTGAATCTGGATGAGCTTTCCATCCGCAAGGGTGATTTCTCAATTGATATCAGAGCCAACGGAGCGGCCCCCCGACCTTCGGCACAGCCTCAGCCTGCAGCGGCTCCTTCGCCAGTAGAACCGGCTCAATCGTCACCTGCGCCTCAGGAAACGGCACCTCAGGCTCCTGCTGCTTCAGCCGGAGATGCATCAGCATATGACAATACAGTTACGGCGCCGCTTGTGGGAACGTTTTACGCCGCTTCGGAACCTGGACAGCCTCCTTTTGTCAAAGTGGGCGATTCGGTAAAAGCCGGAGATACGGTTTGTATAGTTGAAGCCATGAAGCTTTTCAACGAAATCAAAGCCACAAAAGACGGTATCGTCGGTGCCATTTTCTATAAAGATGGAGATAAAGTGTCCAAAGGTGATGTGCTTATCGGCCTGAAATAG
- the plsY gene encoding glycerol-3-phosphate 1-O-acyltransferase PlsY has product MTLLLIAGAYLIGSVPAALLAGFIITGKDIRKEGSGNAGATNVFRILGAKAALPVALFDFSKAFFPVFYSQWLSGFFGIQWDNQLLLKLLILSAVILGHVFPIWSGFKGGKAVASGAGGVSALFPPALPACLILFLIIAFLTGYVSVASLTAAWFLPIFYRIFTWLAGYHYSPELQVFFIATAIVITVLHRKNIVRLMRGEENRFRRKRD; this is encoded by the coding sequence ATGACGCTTCTACTCATTGCGGGAGCCTATCTCATCGGCTCTGTTCCCGCTGCCCTTCTGGCCGGATTCATCATCACAGGAAAGGATATTCGAAAGGAGGGGAGCGGTAACGCCGGAGCCACTAATGTTTTCCGTATTCTCGGTGCGAAAGCCGCGCTCCCAGTCGCACTGTTCGATTTTTCCAAGGCCTTTTTTCCTGTTTTTTATAGTCAATGGCTTTCCGGGTTTTTCGGCATCCAGTGGGACAATCAATTACTGTTGAAACTCCTGATTCTGAGTGCCGTGATTCTCGGCCATGTCTTTCCCATCTGGTCGGGATTCAAAGGGGGGAAGGCTGTTGCATCCGGTGCAGGAGGCGTTTCTGCTCTCTTTCCACCGGCGTTGCCGGCCTGTCTTATTTTATTTCTCATAATAGCTTTCCTGACCGGATATGTTTCGGTCGCCTCTTTGACCGCAGCCTGGTTTCTGCCAATCTTCTACCGTATTTTTACTTGGCTTGCGGGGTATCACTACTCTCCTGAACTGCAAGTCTTCTTCATCGCAACCGCTATTGTTATAACGGTCCTCCACAGAAAAAATATCGTCAGACTAATGAGAGGAGAAGAGAACAGATTCAGAAGGAAAAGAGACTGA
- a CDS encoding acetyl-CoA carboxylase carboxyltransferase subunit alpha, translating into MVSKIELEKKLALMSNSPELFKKEIAKVKKELAELSLQPQDRTPWETVKLARNPLRPVLQDYLGAIFTDFTEFHGDRRFSDDKAIASGFARIGGEPVMVVGHNKGKTIEENIERNFGCALPDGYRKALRMMQLAERFNVPIITFIDTQGAFPGLEAEERGQAEAIARNLVEMARIKVPIICVVVGEGGSGGALGIGVGDRILMLSNAVYSVISPEGCAGILWRDGTKAPIAAAALKPTAPSLKELDVIDRIIEEPTEGAHTDYDATFAAVKKAILEELKGLKKVPKAKLTKRRFEKFSKMGIYNE; encoded by the coding sequence ATGGTAAGCAAAATAGAACTGGAAAAGAAACTGGCTTTGATGTCCAACTCCCCGGAGCTGTTTAAAAAAGAGATAGCCAAAGTTAAAAAAGAGCTGGCGGAACTAAGCTTACAGCCCCAGGACCGGACTCCCTGGGAAACAGTCAAGCTGGCAAGGAACCCTCTGAGACCTGTTCTTCAGGATTATCTGGGGGCGATTTTTACCGATTTTACCGAATTCCACGGAGACAGACGTTTTTCCGATGACAAGGCCATCGCTTCCGGTTTCGCCCGGATCGGCGGAGAACCGGTTATGGTTGTCGGTCATAACAAAGGTAAGACGATCGAGGAAAACATCGAAAGGAACTTCGGATGCGCCTTACCCGACGGTTACAGAAAAGCCCTGAGGATGATGCAGCTCGCCGAGCGGTTCAATGTCCCCATAATCACATTCATAGATACACAGGGAGCTTTCCCCGGTCTGGAAGCGGAAGAAAGGGGGCAGGCCGAGGCCATAGCCAGAAACCTGGTTGAAATGGCCCGGATCAAAGTCCCCATAATCTGCGTGGTCGTGGGAGAAGGCGGTTCCGGCGGTGCTCTGGGAATCGGAGTGGGAGACAGAATTCTGATGCTCTCCAATGCGGTTTATTCGGTTATTTCGCCGGAAGGATGCGCGGGAATTCTCTGGAGAGACGGCACGAAGGCACCGATTGCCGCCGCCGCGCTCAAGCCGACAGCACCGTCCCTGAAAGAACTGGATGTTATTGACAGAATAATAGAAGAGCCGACGGAAGGGGCCCATACAGATTACGATGCCACTTTCGCCGCCGTTAAAAAAGCAATACTGGAAGAGCTGAAGGGCCTTAAGAAAGTTCCCAAAGCCAAATTGACAAAACGCCGTTTTGAAAAATTTTCCAAAATGGGTATCTACAACGAGTAG